The window ATTGGTGTTCAATAAGTAGGCAAAACTACCAGGAAACAGAGAAGCAAAAGATTGTACCTGGTTCAACCTGTTCCTCTGATATTGACATAGCATCATTTGATGCAGTCTCACTTTTCTCTTGTAGTGTTTGCTTATTCAGTTCATTTGTCAGTTCAACAGATGTACTATCAAGATGATTTTCCAAAGTCTTTTCTTCTGTATATTCAGGAGGTTCATTTGATTCTTGCTCACATTCTAATGTTTTCTCTGTATTCTCTCTTGTATTCTCTGCACAGTTTTCTACTTTACTACTGACACATTCATCTCCTTCCTTGTCAGAACCTTCCCCATTATCTTCCAACATTCCTTGTTCTATTTCCTCCTGCTGCTGTTTTTGCTTTTCAATCTGCTTCTTtagctttttcttcattttcttcttcttgttttttgatatttttgttgaTGTGCATTgcttaaaaatataaaaaataaacaattgatTCAACACAGCTCtttacaatattattgtcaTTAATTTTATCTGAAAAGCTGCAATGCACAGATATTATGCACCAAAGAAGAATGATAAAACTTGACAACATGTTTCTATCTTCAGTAAAGTATTGCACAAAATGTTGACAGGTCTATCactgcagggcttgaaattgcgactcactggtggCCAGTGCAACCAAAAATCGagtgctggcgactagattCAGAACGGGTCGACAGCTGGCAAATCACATTTTGTgtgataacccaggataaacaaAAATGGATAAACAGAAGACAACTTCTACCataggtaacccaggctcactgtgtgtgccacataggtaaatatagagaacatatgaggcaaAGTTTAGGTCTGAGAATTTCGGGaagcctggtgacgagtataataagttctggagggaggggagtcccaaattgctaaaaacaaaactcactgaacaatctgggactcccctccctccagggggacttattagggagcttaagatctacgacgaggacctcgacgaaaacgccagaaaacaatgatatcattggttaaaagagcataaataatcgtgctgcacgtgcggcacggattttagctcatatttttgcggttctctgcgtgacgacgacgtgaaatcactaaattttaggttttgacgacaacgtgagcatgcaacagagaatctttcattctctattttcagtctgaaaccgctcgtaccaatttatttttaggatacttcgcccacattgtacgacgtgaatgagatggaataattgccaaagacttttactagagcaaagttctattttgaggtgacgttttcgtcgacgtcgccatcgtagatcttaagctccctattatactcgtcaccaggcgtcccgagtacAGTGCCATTTtaaattggacactttgcgaggacaacggtttctggccgccattttagcaggttaacttacaagttctacgaTGTCTGGTGGCTttgcgttgctacctggagatgcttcagtggattcatggtttagagaaattcatgttccacaagcctggcgtgtttattcaGTGACTGGATtagattttcgcgaaaaaaattgtgcttgttttgggtcgatggGAGTCCCTAAGCTGGCTTCCacctcctaccttgtcactatactatgaaggaaggtgaacggggaccattttttcCGACATTTCATGTAcctattaaagacaacaacagctcaccacatggtacgtttcattgatttttatttccatttcctagcaaattttcagacctaaactttgcctcatatgttctctatattacctatgtggcacacacagtgagcctgggttacctgtgcttCTACATGTGATGAATCGTTCGGAACTGGTAGCTGGTTGTGTGGGGGCCTAAGCCAAGCAATTGTAGTATTGCATTTACTCACAAAAAAGGTAAGTGGCTTGCCACGCAAGCtgtaggagaataaagaactacgttttgaagaggtgaaaagcaaggataaaggatCCAGACTTGAAACATTCTGTGCTtcgctccatttcaaataaccatAAAGAAAACCACCACAAAACTAAAGACAAAAGCCGAAAACAACAGTGACTTTAGAGCTCTTtctcatgctgtttttttttcttgctatttGATAAGGATTATCAAATAGCAAGAAAAAACCATTCCCTTGCAtgcaaagtacatgtaacatttaaaatcatgtttttaCATAAGTCATATATGAAATAAGTTGGCGACCAAGATTTATGATCTGGAGACCAAACTTTTCCCATTAGTCGTCAGCTGGCtcctgagcaaaaaagttaatttcaagccctgcatTGGTGATAAAATCTTATGACCATCTTGGGTGATGAATTTATGATCTCACAACTGACTTTAAACAATACAGCAACTCACATTTAATTGTCCTTTTGTGAAAAATTGTTAAGACCGTCAAATTGCTTTCAATGTCTTTGTGACATGTACAGTGCAGTAGCTAAAATGTAAAGATAAAGTACCAGTAGTTTCAAAATTCACTCACCTGCATGACAGATGGTGGAGCTGTACTAACTGGAAAAAGAATACCAAAATTAGAATATGAAATTCCCCTAAAAACCATGAAAGAATATaaaacagaacaacaaaaaaTCATAGATCAGAGGTTTTACTAAAGTTCTGATCAGGTGCAATTATCACTGATCATCAGGTGACAGAGGAACTTTTAGTGTTATTGCTTGCCGACCTATAAAACAAAGCTGGACTATACAATGACAGTCTGTTGTGTGGAACCATTCCATTTGCCTGGAGCCCTTTTTAAACGTTACTACATAAGGagcatggccgtcttatcaacACTTTCAAGGAAAAAGATGCAAGAAAACTGTTATTACAAGAACTGTGATTAGACAGAAATGGCACAACTGATACTATCACTCTTGTCTATTTGTAAAAAAAGTTGTTCAAGGCTTACTTAATGCAGGTGAATAGACCCCAGATGCTCGAGCTGTGGCTGCCTCAGCTGCAAGTTGCTGAACATGCTTTTCATGTACACACAATAAAATGTTCTCAGGCTTAATGTCTGTGTGGATAATTTTACACTTTGTATGTAAATAATCCAGTCCTTGTAATGTCTGCAATGAAATCAGAATTAACAGTACATCACCACTAGCAAATCAGTAGcacatttgtcagagaaatattGTTCAgaacactcaaagtaaacagttAAAAGTACAATTTGTTTACAAGTGAAATTTGATTTAACTGTCATTTGGCTTAAAGAAACCAAACATTCAAGCATACCTGTTTTATGATACTTTTGACTTTAAAGATAGGTATTCCTCTATAGCTGGACTTTATTATTAACTTAAGCAAGTTGTGACCTAACACTTCAAACACCATACATATATCTGAGACACATTCAAGGGAAGTATTGACCAAAATAGTGGCACTACAACAGAACTACCGGTAGCATGAGAACTACCGGTAGCAAATTGAAATACAATGCAAATGCCCTGCTTTAACAAAGGGGCAATGAGAAAGCTGTGTACAGTAACAGTGATTCTATAGTCCAACCAACAACAAGTTGTCAAAGTAgctaaggccatcccctttttttctgGGGTTAATGTCATATGCATTTCATAATTTTGGGTTAGTTGATTggaattgaaaaacaaacaaaacgaaaatcaGACGTAATCTAAAGAAAACAGTTTCAAGCCGCAGGAAAAGTCAAGTGGAAGGGCGCAGGAATAAAAAGGGGGTGAGGCTTGGTGTTAATATAGTTTTCTCCCTGGCAGAGAGAAAGCCTCTCCTGAAAATCTACATGGGCAAAAGGTAAGGTAGGTAAGCGCTTTCTGGGCCAATGAACAACATGCCAGTGCTTATGCCCGATTTCCCTAGCATTAAGCAtctaggagtatttttaactccaccctggatgggatgctagtccattgcagggttagccccagcattttgccggtacccattggGGTGAAGAGTCTAGTCACCATGGCAGTAAGTTGTCTTGCCTAAGAACaaaacacaatgtccccggccaggacctgaacccaGACAACTCGCtccggagtcaagcacactaaccatgaggccaccgtgcctccgaCATGGGATTAACAATTTAACAGAGTGGCAGTTTATGGGTTCGACAGATGACAGAAAAGGGATAAAAAAGGGACGGCCAAAGAGAATTCCTTGGAAGTGTTTCCCCAACTGCCtcttttcaaataattggtACATGATGACTGACATCAGATGACTGACATCAGATCTTCAGTTGAGCTGTAAAGTCAGGAGGAAAAAGAATACACTACTGACAGAAAAAGGATACGAGATCCATTTATTCctacaattttgaaatcatCAGTGAGTTGGACCACATGTTTATAACCAATGTGATCTGTGTCTGCGGTATGGACCTAAGAAAACATAAAAATGTATTTATATACACGTACAATAGAGAGTGAAGGCGAACAATCAAATTCATGTTGCTCATGAGTGTCCTAACTTACATGAACATGTTtgaattcaccattttcagaagCACAAGTTCAATTTGCACTCAAGTCCTCTATTCAATGCAAGACACTGATTTAACATGCACTACTTAAATTTGGTggattaaagggaaagtacagtCTAGAAAAAtattctctgaatcgaaagttcatacttgaccactcatttggactaaatgtatttaaatagccaacaataacggTTAAAAAATAGGCAAATTTAGATTAACCGAAGAAAAGTATAAATGTTAAGGAATTTAGGCCATAAATTGGAATATATCTGCCTGTAATTATATGCGATATTGTCATGGTAATGgccataatccaaaaattgacacccaaaAGTAAGCCTTGTTATATCGGTACCCGTACTGGAAAATCTTTACAGGGAAAActttaagagaaattaactaggtTTCCCTTTGGAACTTGTGCCCTGTAATGAGGGGTATTCACAAATACTCTAGAGAGCCACCTTAAACTAGACTTACTGTTCTCAGAAGTTTCATTTCATCTATTGCTGTCTCGGTGTAATGAGAGGCACTCTTTACAATCTTCAGTGCTACAAACCGACGATCTCTGGAAAGTGAAAAGAGACGGTTCACTAttacttaaataattattgccatATTGTCCCCATACTACACTGACAAAAACTGGTTTGAAATGGCggataaaagaaaacaagaattgCAAGGCTTCATTGTGAATTTGCCAAAAATGTCACCAGCACTTGACAGCTGGgcatttttaatggtttttaCAGTATAGCCAGTTCTTCATTTGCGAGCCACTTTGCAATTTTTTGACGCAATGTTGGTGTTTAAATTTCAACTTGCTGCCAGGTGTTCCCAGAATCATGTATTTATACCCATTCAAAACAACCTTGAACTCTATTTTTTGCAATATAAATTTACGGCATAATGACTCTACATTGGGTAGGATTTGCAAGGCCGTcaaaaaagtaaattttaaagaaaaaatccaCAATGTTTCGCTGGCGTGATTGTTTGCAAACCTTGAATTATCGCAAGTTCTGTAAAGTCAATTGAACATTGTTCATGTTGTCTCAAATACGCCTTCATCGACCTACAAAACTCAAAAGAATGTAATTCAGGACTGTAAGGGGGTTGAAATATCAATTCAACACCACGATTTCTTAGCATTAACTGCATCTGGTTTTCTGCGAAAACTCCATTCACCAATACTGGATTCCCCAAGTAAACtttctttgaagaaagaaaGGGCCTTCCAAAATATAAAGTTAACTCGAAAACAACTATGGAGAATGTAAAATTTTACAGTTCGAGGAATATCATTGGACAGCAACTGTGCATAAGTTGCAAAATTTGAACCTTCAACTTGCTCTGAgaaaacagccaatcaaaaacacaacattgtctgACAATATTGCAAAGTGGCATGCAAACGAACAACTGGTTTCACCGAAAATATTTAAGGTGCAGTTGTACAGGGCACTTTTACCTCAGTGAATGACCCTTTTACCACAGGAAACTGCATTTAGTGCATGTGACTGCCATTTCCCCAAGGTAAATTTCCTGTGGTAAGtttccatggatacataaaAAAGATCAGACGAggcgcccatgacatttaacgttGTAAGTTGGAACACAAGAGCCAATCATGATGCTGAATTTCCTGTCAATGAATTGTGTGAGATTTCTTTTTACTTTGGTAATCTTCGTAACATGTgaaaacccaagtgtgaggcaccgtgggataatttaccatgggaaagtgtgtaaccgcacctataatTAAGTCAGCAGAAGAGATGAAATTGTGGTAAAGGAGTGTAAACAGGTAGTCAATTTGCTCCTGGCCCGCCCCAATAAACCCTCTGCTATTTCACACTTTCTTTGGCTTAAAACTGCAAAGTTTCCTCTGCAAAATCATTAAGAGCCTtgggtcgtgttctattgggatcaaccgtttcaaccgcaaccggtTAAGGTTGAGgcgttgaggtttcccaataaaacacttttttaacTGTTTTTGGTTGAAACACagtaactcctgggaatagttattaccacACTTCGCAGCTTTGACATGTTGAGGGAAAGCAACACGGTAGGAGCCCGCGGCCGACTTAAAATGATCCCCATAAAAGACAGCGGTCGCTACCcatgctttttcaaccaattcAACCAAGTtagatgccggttgaaaaagttgatcaaccaaatcAACCGAAAATGGTTTTTTCCGAATAGAACacgaaaaaacccaaccaacccaaccaactaaaaacggttgatcccaatagaacacgaccttgcTCTTCGTGCAAAATCACCGAGACAAAGTTACAGGCATTCGCAAAGTGAAATAGTTCCCCCCATCAAGCGATTGGTTTGTTATAGGCTGCGACATAAACCCTGGCAGTTCCCCTGTCTACAAGAATTTTCTACAGAAGGAGGAACAGCAGCACAAAAAGAAGGATACCAGCTGCACTCTAGACAAGGGAAAATAACTCTTTGTTGGTTGTTGTGAATTTATCAGCAGGTAAAAGGCTAATGTTATAATAGAAGATATAGCTATTGCATAAAACAATGGACTTACTTGAGATCCCATGCAAGCCATACAGTTGAGAAATGACCCCATCCTAGCTTTCTGATTATACTATAGCGACTGTTGTACATATCACCCAAACGCACTGGATGATAACCACCTACATGAGATAGATGATTTATTTGACATAAGGTCATTCACGATAACCCCTATTATATGCAGTAACATAAGGAAGGATGAGACCTGAGCTGACTCTAACCTGGGATTTAGCAGAattcattctttttttcttttaaactgaCAGCTAAACGAAACCTACAGGGAAACAATACTCTTGTAATATCAATATACTGTCATGTTTTCATAGACCATGATATTCCCATCCACTTTTCCAAAAAATGCATGCCATCACTGCTCATTCAGCGATGCCTTCGATAGCTCGGCCATGCACATCACATGGAGCCTGACCGCCTGCCAAGAGAAATCCCTTATGCAGAACTGCGGGAGGGAGTCTGTCACGTGAGTCAACCGCTGCTGCGCTACAAGGACGTCATCAAGCGAGACTTGCGATCTGCACTAATCGACACCAGTGCAAGTGAGGACATCATCAAACACCGAGATACATGGCGGCAAAGTGTCAAAGCGGGGGTTTCAAAGGCGGAAGCAAACgctagagtccaggctacatGCAAGAGAGCGGCGAGGAAAGAATGCACTACCTCTGCACACGATTCCACAAGGCACATCTGCAccacctgcaacagagactgccactccaggatcgggctacaaagtcatacaagatcctgcccAAATCCCCAGCACTAACTATCGCCTCTTCGAGACAAGGATGCCACTACTATCTCTTTAACAAGTGTCAAGTAGCACTCACTGGCTGACTCACTGTGAAAAGGAGTCCAAAAAAAGCCAACTAGCCATAAGCAAAAATTTGCAAAACTTCACAATTTCTGGTTATCCTTTCTgacattttttgaaaaaggaaatttctgtaattgctttgaattttatcaggGAAGCTAACAAGGGCATCTTTGCAGAGAAAATGTTTGGGGATTAGTTATACAACTAAACAAGGATTAGGTCCTTCTTCTAATTGATCATAACCTGCATCAAAACATATTGTCAAAGTGGTGCTGGCTCCTGATACAAGGGGAGACTCCCAAGGGTTTCATTATGATTTTGCTCAGGAGGTCATCAGCATTTGGTAGTTGGGAATGTTTAATGCTCTTGATGTAATTAAATGAGCAGAAATGAAGACAGCCGGGCAAAGTCATGGTAAACGAGTGTGCACAGCCGTTCAATTTGCCCAGTGCCTGACCCCAAATGAACCCCTGGAGACCACACTACTTTGACATTGTATTACAATGCCACTTATAATCAACAAGGAGACAGACTCAAAACTATAAATGTCATGACAACAAGGGTTCCATCAAAGGTCACTGAACAAAACCGAGCTTTGCGGTAACTAATCCTTGAATTTGTGTTGATCTTATACCAGATACAATTTAAGCATTTGTGTTTAGTGTTACAATAAAGTATAGTTTGAATCTCTAAATATAGATAGGTAACTTCAATAACTTAAAcatcaaataaattattgtagtGAGATTTCTCATCTTTGACATTTAATTTAGTACAAAGAAGTGTAAAAGTATTTTCTTCTTAATCTTCAAAATGtaaaaactgttttgttttaacATGAAAGAAGACAGCATAATTAATTTAGACCTGTCAGAGCAAATGACTTTTAATTTACATATTtctgaaaaatttttttttaacagtgaaaaagaaaaatagaattaACATAACAAAGGACTGAAGCAACTGATGATGTCAAGGAAATACAAACAATGACTCGTATCATTTTAATGCCTGCACTTGAAGCTTCAACCGACTCATATCAGCTTAATTAAGCTTATGCAAGACATAAACAGATCAttaattcaacaaaaatataactttCAGTAATTGCAGGGATTTTATGCTGGGAGGTGATAACTTGATAACTTGCAATCAATTgcacaaaaaaaaccaaaacgtTGCGTGTTACTCACTAGTTAGAATAACataaaaaaacctttcaagtgAGGCATTGCATTGACTTTGGCACCTGCAACCAACTAACAAAACAGACATTTTCCAGCCATTTTTACTAGACAATGATATTAAATATACACTTTCCAGGATTTAATACGAACTGATCTTCGGTTCCACATAGATCGAGAAGAATTTCCCGGAAAATTTGCCAACTTAAGAACCTTGGGCATTAAAAAACTAATAAGGAAACCATGATTGCTTTCTAACGACAAGACAAATCTGAAAGTGTATATAAATTTACGTTAACGGATGTTGCGGCCCAACGCCAGTGCCGATGAGGATTTGTACAGTACGCGCGTACCTAATTTGGAAAATTATGTGCGACATATTTTTTCCAGAAATTTTAAGATGTAagcttcattaaaaaaaacaaaaaggcatTTTCTCGCCTTGAATAGCTAGTGGATAATTTAAATTAGCTTAGATCTCTGTCGAGGTGTATGAATTCCAAGCACCTTTCTTGCATGCCACTGTACACAAATTTATTTACCTTTAATATAATCTCCTGGATCCTCTTGCTCTTCTTCGTCCGAGTTTTCGTCCACTTCGTAATCCTCGTCATTGAAACTAGACACACTCCCACTAGATGTGACAGAAAACAGAGGAAATCCATAAAATCTTGGAAACAGAAAGGTTCTTTCTCCGAGTTGTGCAGGTCGCCATACCTCTTAGCTTTGGTCTTGGAATCGTCAGGTTTCATGCGTGCTTTCTGCGCTTTatacctttttttctttgcttgtatcgccaaaactaaaataaaaatggtaaaaattacttttttaagTCTCTGAAAAAGGGGATGTAATGATCCGATTTTACCTTTCCGTTGAATTTTCGAGTTCATTTCTGGTCCTTAACCGCAAGCAAGTGACAACTCAATTGAAATTTGGGTTTTAGGCGCGCATGTCAGCGCAGCGGTATGGTGGGCTCAAATAGTGGAAAGTGTGGGGGGGCGAAAAGAGCGGGATAATTCAAAAGCAACGCAATGCACACACATTCTCTTTTCAGAGCTATGATTTATTTTGAATGATTGACTTATCAAACAACTACGGACTTTGAAAAATTCATATGAACAGTTTTCACCTCAGCTGCCAACATTAGTGTTTTTTGAGTGAATAACAAGTATGAACAAAAAGTCTactacaatagacctttttgcagatacggcggccattttgattctTATTGTTTCAAAtcgctattatgggatgcccagggggcaaattaatatgggGCAAATAcgtattaatttgccccctgagcatcccataatgtctttcgaaacgataaaaatcaaaatggccgccgtatctgcaaaaaggtctattagtctgctattaaaataataatgtaaaatatttatatctttataCAGAGTAACCATTTCAGTTATACAACTGCTATCAATGTTGACCCTgttaaaataataaatgaattaaTAATAGAAACTGGCAAAGATTGAAGGcttcaaaaacagaaaaatgttaaaatgctAAAAAGAAACGCGAGCGTTCGCATTCGCGTCCCCTCAAAATAGGGCTTTTTTGTTTGTCAGGGCGAAAATGTTTTTGAATATCCGGTATGTCTCAAAAAGTAGTCCGAAATATCCCTAGCGGAATTTCTGAAAGGAAAGTGCATCATCCGTTGCCTTCACCTTAGTACCAGTTCCACTGTCACGTGCTGAGGTTACCTTAGTTTGAAACGTTTCCATTGCTTTTTGTTTGAATTACCAACCGTTGCAACTTAACGGAAGCTAAAGACTCCAGCGACGTTTTAATAAACAAAGATTGAAAAACAGATGAACAGAGTAAAGTGTCGTGAGAGGGTCACATACATCACAAAGTCAAAGTGGATACA of the Montipora capricornis isolate CH-2021 chromosome 7, ASM3666992v2, whole genome shotgun sequence genome contains:
- the LOC138056645 gene encoding SRSF protein kinase 1-like isoform X1 translates to MNSKIQRKVLAIQAKKKRYKAQKARMKPDDSKTKAKSGSVSSFNDEDYEVDENSDEEEQEDPGDYIKGGYHPVRLGDMYNSRYSIIRKLGWGHFSTVWLAWDLKDRRFVALKIVKSASHYTETAIDEMKLLRTVHTADTDHIGYKHVVQLTDDFKIVGINGSHICMVFEVLGHNLLKLIIKSSYRGIPIFKVKSIIKQTLQGLDYLHTKCKIIHTDIKPENILLCVHEKHVQQLAAEAATARASGVYSPALISTAPPSVMQQCTSTKISKNKKKKMKKKLKKQIEKQKQQQEEIEQGMLEDNGEGSDKEGDECVSSKVENCAENTRENTEKTLECEQESNEPPEYTEEKTLENHLDSTSVELTNELNKQTLQEKSETASNDAMSISEEQVEPDGTLCNGDVQDTDSKSVDMESISEQKVIAEEDKDNFEEENIEQDEPEQDDDCIRVKIADLGNACWVHHHFTEEIQTRQYRSLEVLIGAGYGPAADIWSTACMAFELATGDFLFEPHSGEDYSRDEDHLAHIIELLGKVPRNIALSGKYSRDFFNKKGELKHISKLRPWGLYDVLREKYEWPEEDAMDFSAFLLPMLDLNTDERATAVQCLDHVWLKDV
- the LOC138056645 gene encoding SRSF protein kinase 2-like isoform X3, translated to MKPDDSKTKAKSGSVSSFNDEDYEVDENSDEEEQEDPGDYIKGGYHPVRLGDMYNSRYSIIRKLGWGHFSTVWLAWDLKDRRFVALKIVKSASHYTETAIDEMKLLRTVHTADTDHIGYKHVVQLTDDFKIVGINGSHICMVFEVLGHNLLKLIIKSSYRGIPIFKVKSIIKQTLQGLDYLHTKCKIIHTDIKPENILLCVHEKHVQQLAAEAATARASGVYSPALISTAPPSVMQQCTSTKISKNKKKKMKKKLKKQIEKQKQQQEEIEQGMLEDNGEGSDKEGDECVSSKVENCAENTRENTEKTLECEQESNEPPEYTEEKTLENHLDSTSVELTNELNKQTLQEKSETASNDAMSISEEQVEPDGTLCNGDVQDTDSKSVDMESISEQKVIAEEDKDNFEEENIEQDEPEQDDDCIRVKIADLGNACWVHHHFTEEIQTRQYRSLEVLIGAGYGPAADIWSTACMAFELATGDFLFEPHSGEDYSRDEDHLAHIIELLGKVPRNIALSGKYSRDFFNKKGELKHISKLRPWGLYDVLREKYEWPEEDAMDFSAFLLPMLDLNTDERATAVQCLDHVWLKDV
- the LOC138056645 gene encoding SRSF protein kinase 1-like isoform X2, which translates into the protein MNSKIQRKVLAIQAKKKRYKAQKARMKPDDSKTKAKSGSVSSFNDEDYEVDENSDEEEQEDPGDYIKGGYHPVRLGDMYNSRYSIIRKLGWGHFSTVWLAWDLKDRRFVALKIVKSASHYTETAIDEMKLLRTVHTADTDHIGYKHVVQLTDDFKIVGINGSHICMVFEVLGHNLLKLIIKSSYRGIPIFKVKSIIKQTLQGLDYLHTKCKIIHTDIKPENILLCVHEKHVQQLAAEAATARASGVYSPALISTAPPSVMQQCTSTKISKNKKKKMKKKLKKQIEKQKQQQEEIEQGMLEDNGEGSDKEGDECVSSKVENCAENTRENTEKTLECEQESNEPPEYTEEKTLENHLDSTSVELTNELNKQTLQEKSETASNDAMSISEEQVEPDGTLCNGDVQDTDSKSVDMESISEQKAEEDKDNFEEENIEQDEPEQDDDCIRVKIADLGNACWVHHHFTEEIQTRQYRSLEVLIGAGYGPAADIWSTACMAFELATGDFLFEPHSGEDYSRDEDHLAHIIELLGKVPRNIALSGKYSRDFFNKKGELKHISKLRPWGLYDVLREKYEWPEEDAMDFSAFLLPMLDLNTDERATAVQCLDHVWLKDV